Part of the Toxoplasma gondii ME49 unplaced genomic scaffold asmbl.1727, whole genome shotgun sequence genome is shown below.
GCAGGGAATCAAGGAGTTTTTCGTCCGTGACACGTGCAGAGAATGCCAGGTTGTCTACGGCTTTGTCCGCCGGTTCCAGACGAACCACCAGACAATTTTAAATCACTGCAAGGGCATTTCCGAGTTGCATTTTCTTTCCATTGATCGGCGGAAAATCTACGCGGATGAAGAATTCCGCCAGGCACAAGCCGCTAAGAAAGTCGAGATGGAGGCATACTTGTCTGAAGCACATGCAGGCATCTCTGCGGTTCTGCAGGACTCTCAGCGGGTGCGCTGGACAGCAAGGTGTCGTCGTTATCGTTTGTCTTAGCCTTTCAGATTTATCGTTTTCCCTGTGTAAAGCACCTTTTGCCACTCATGATCTTCAGCGGGGCTCTTGATACGCCTCTGTGCGCCTGCTGTGTTTTCCTGCAGCTGTTCGAGGACCATCCTCCCGAGATACAGCGAGAGTGGAAAATGTATGTTGAGAAGGTGGACAAGCGAGTGGGGGATGCCCTGAAGAAGGCCGTGCGAACTTCGCTGCAGGTGAGGATGACACTCCTTTCAATGCGTGGAAGTTCACTTTCCAGGATCACCATAACAAAGAAAACT
Proteins encoded:
- a CDS encoding dynein-1-alpha heavy chain, flagellar inner arm I1 complex, putative (encoded by transcript TGME49_327800), giving the protein RRLFQQHIKTLDKKVAPGIQKLTWNSKGIKEFFVRDTCRECQVVYGFVRRFQTNHQTILNHCKGISELHFLSIDRRKIYADEEFRQAQAAKKVEMEAYLSEAHAGISAVLQDSQRLFEDHPPEIQREWKMYVEKVDKRVGDALKKAVRTSLQEREASLQS